From Mya arenaria isolate MELC-2E11 chromosome 12, ASM2691426v1, the proteins below share one genomic window:
- the LOC128212538 gene encoding beta-1,4-galactosyltransferase galt-1-like produces the protein MKRLLKTRLMNMQVKTVLLLCLACSVGIVLAYEWIPMWKMDTHNDGVMARNVSVTPEPEITDYNLHWRHKDGVFVKRVKSVVEQKHAHDDVVSSLDVDTMDCDGRKSGGARGEEFTEIGPEVFVYSVFFDDRPRQRFIRMIATYKYGKDRDVLNRFYCLFENDVTYNSTSYISTNISFYEMCENHRKPFGGWILSCPVPQELKSIPLFIRVYQGGLKVNGIAPSIKLCVKSYAKNVETRKLSFGVCVPPIFGDVRPKDVIEFIELNRLLGAEKILIYYEVSDHSVSSSVLRVLRYYQSMNVVHLMTWGLPFDDKNVWYHGQSLAINDCLYRHMNDFHHIAFIDLDEIIVPKGDSQTWNDVMTNLKTTYGKKFTDASAFSFKTAFFSPEFSRHVYSNELGTVVRTNRTLHFSYRRHKLIVRPERIFELGIHHVSRSWPDDIQHENLVVPKEIAFIHHYRACVQEFGIHCNMRLQDFGLANLYGTQLNYNVLKIMSSIPN, from the coding sequence ATGAAAAGGCTCCTGAAAACGCGTTTAATGAATATGCAAGTAAAGACAGTTTTACTGCTATGTTTGGCCTGTAGTGTAGGAATAGTTCTTGCTTACGAGTGGATTCCAATGTGGAAAATGGATACTCATAACGATGGCGTCATGGCAAGAAACGTTTCTGTTACTCCAGAACCGGAAATTACGGATTATAATCTACACTGGCGTCATAAAGATGGCGTGTTTGTAAAACGGGTAAAAAGTGTCGTTGAACAGAAACACGCGCATGACGATGTGGTGTCGTCCCTTGATGTGGACACAATGGACTGTGACGGAAGGAAGTCCGGTGGCGCACGAGGGGAAGAATTCACGGAGATCGGACCGGAAGTGTTTGTGTATTCGGTATTTTTCGACGATCGACCTCGACAGAGGTTTATCAGAATGATAGCTACTTACAAGTACGGAAAAGATCGAGATGTTTTAAATCGATTCTATTGTCTTTTTGAGAACGACGTTACATATAATTCCACATCTTACATATCAACTAACATTTCGTTTTATGAAATGTGTGAAAATCACCGAAAACCGTTCGGCGGGTGGATATTGTCGTGCCCTGTTCCACAGGAGTTGAAGTCCATCCCGTTATTCATACGTGTTTACCAGGGAGGCCTAAAGGTAAATGGAATAGCCCCATCAATCAAATTATGTGTTAAATCATACGCTAAAAACGTCGAGACAAGAAAACTCAGCTTTGGCGTGTGCGTCCCTCCAATATTCGGCGACGTTCGACCCAAAGACGTCATTGAATTCATTGAGCTTAACCGCCTACTAGGTGCTGAAAAAATTCTAATTTATTACGAGGTTTCAGACCACTCTGTGTCATCTAGTGTCTTACGGGTGTTACGTTATTACCAGTCCATGAACGTGGTGCATCTAATGACGTGGGGTCTGCCGTTTGACGACAAAAACGTTTGGTACCATGGCCAATCGCTGGCGATTAACGATTGTCTGTACAGACACATGAATGACTTTCACCATATTGCCTTCATCGATTTAGACGAAATAATAGTGCCAAAAGGAGACAGTCAAACATGGAACGACGTTATGACAAAtcttaaaactacttatggtaaAAAATTCACAGACGCGAGCGCATTTAGTTTCAAAACAGCGTTTTTCTCGCCAGAATTCTCTAGACACGTGTACTCAAACGAACTCGGCACAGTCGTACGCACAAACCGGACTCTGCATTTCAGCTACAGacgtcacaagctcattgtccGCCCCGAACGGATATTTGAGCTGGGAATCCATCATGTGTCCCGTTCGTGGCCAGACGACATTCAGCACGAGAATCTCGTGGTACCAAAGGAGATTGCGTTTATTCACCATTACCGCGCATGCGTGCAAGAATTCGGGATACACTGCAACATGCGCTTACAAGATTTTGGTTTGGCAAACCTTTATGGAACACAGTTAAATTACAACGTGTTGAAAATAATGAGTAGCATCcctaattaa
- the LOC128210266 gene encoding cytochrome P450 2D4-like produces the protein MDVIYILPTDGCTYVLVVLLLILITILYPRRRKGVPDGPILFPVLGNLPSLASKDPLKSFTDLWKKYGDVYGIYIGGELTVFINGYDAIHDALVKRGNVFSKRPRGDFHQITFKDPGIVFANGAIWKQHRQFSQAALNEFGYGWTEKTLEERINDELYHFLNTIESYDEPFDISGLMTLSVANVIAGILFGKRCEYTDERFVACIHSVGEAAKLFSHSSVLMSVFPWLIYIPGDFLGLGKIEKIREKPKQFLQHVFSWHSEFCKGKETRDILGLYRQEIDKGCNGQSSLFNETTMRALMGELLSAGSETTATCIIWIILYLILNPDLQTRLQNNIDEVVGMDRRPSLNDRQHLPLVEAVILEGLRIRPIAPLSVPHAVHEDVNFRGYLIPAETTVLVNLHSVLKDPQTFPEPDVFNPERFLDETGHVIIPKQFIPFSTGRRSCLGESLARMELFLCVTSLLQRFTMTSPLGSPPPSTEGVLGMTFCPKPFKMVAIPRTCDK, from the coding sequence ATGGACGTCATATACATATTACCAACGGACGGATGTACATACGTTCTGGTTGTTTTACTGCTGATATTAATAACGATACTCTATCCCCGACGACGAAAAGGGGTTCCTGACGGTCCAATATTGTTCCCGGTGCTGGGAAATTTACCATCGTTAGCAAGCAAAGATCCCCTGAAGAGTTTCACGGACTTATGGAAAAAATACGGGGACGTGTACGGAATTTACATCGGTGGGGAACTGACGGTATTTATCAACGGGTATGACGCCATACATGACGCATTGGTTAAAAGGGGAAATGTATTCTCGAAACGGCCGCGAGGGGATTTTCATCAAATCACGTTCAAAGACCCGGGGATAGTTTTTGCAAACGGCGCAATATGGAAACAACACCGCCAGTTTTCCCAGGCGGCTCTGAACGAGTTCGGATATGGATGGACAGAGAAAACTTTAGAAGAACGCATTAATGATGAGTTGTATCATTTCCTTAACACCATCGAGTCGTATGACGAACCCTTTGATATTAGTGGACTCATGACCTTAAGCGTTGCCAATGTGATCGCGGGTATTCTTTTCGGAAAGCGTTGCGAGTACACCGACGAGCGGTTTGTGGCTTGTATCCACAGCGTGGGAGAGGCCGCAAAGCTATTTAGCCACTCTAGCGTCCTCATGAGCGTCTTCCCCTGGCTGATTTACATTCCTGGGGATTTCCTGGGCCTCGGAAAGATCGAGAAAATCAGAGAAAAACCGAAGCAGTTTCTACAACATGTATTTTCATGGCATTCCGAATTTTGTAAAGGCAAGGAAACACGTGACATATTGGGGCTGTACAGGCAGGAGATAGACAAAGGATGCAATGGTCAGTCTTCTTTGTTCAACGAAACAACAATGCGAGCTTTAATGGGCGAATTATTAAGCGCCGGTTCCGAAACTACAGCCACGTGTATCATTTGGATCATATTATACCTCATATTAAACCCGGACTTGCAGACGCGACTTCAAAACAACATCGACGAGGTAGTAGGAATGGACCGTCGGCCGTCCTTGAATGACCGCCAGCACCTGCCGTTGGTGGAAGCGGTCATTCTGGAGGGGTTGCGGATTAGACCGATCGCACCGCTCTCTGTGCCGCACGCCGTCCACGAGGACGTCAACTTTAGGGGGTACCTGATCCCAGCGGAAACCACTGTGCTAGTCAACCTTCACTCCGTACTTAAGGATCCGCAGACATTTCCGGAGCCAGACGTGTTCAACCCGGAGAGATTTTTAGACGAGACTGGACACGTAATCATTCCGAAACAGTTCATACCGTTTTCAACAGGTCGCCGCTCTTGTCTAGGGGAGTCTTTAGCTCGAATGGAATTGTTCCTTTGTGTGACGTCACTCTTGCAAAGGTTCACTATGACGTCACCGTTAGGTTCTCCACCTCCGAGCACGGAAGGCGTTCTTGGCATGACATTCTGTCCCAAACCTTTCAAAATGGTTGCGATCCCAAGAACATGTGATAAATAG
- the LOC128212005 gene encoding uncharacterized protein LOC128212005, whose translation MAGVLKYQDKRYLFIRGLIDHERSQRCRTYLKSAAEWTSRAIVSLELAVEPVKSVQQARCLEGIGPETATKLIKLDQEKEYSMMRPRTGRCASSAGAVLAALLEATEEATFQGHSKDKSILLAEEKIKERSSRLSEEAFSDRDFCKAWWRLEVLVKRGLIKRRSHRKQPVLELLPLGREAALHIRDRYGLESTIPTVPNTPNVVPRTTTQDSTGDTIQLNQSGTYSGEVTGYASGLVDALFTNDKGKDGVVLLVDRREMGGERYGLAEVCRLLESVGVTYQTRHLAVGDYSWVWRIDSREITLPVIVERKRADDIAHTLKEGRFWSQVERMCGWRGQFQGRGVDTAIHYVLERSVEEFVVRCDDGCQGIVRCGNPTLPQVKQVIRDLRQHPELLVKQTPDLHTTVTLLSSITGELQDRLRKGEFDVLLQQTLSDVPVANPGSKTPSSTNISKNSLDASSLQSHDDDDDSVNRDLQRAIELSKEECSVVDLTNSEDADEELKLAIERSRNDADFMPKKHCDFGAPYIEVDNDKKTGASARSQALYDNRSISVNKHTGMIDQGNKYSEVKDVLFSDQNSNWTNSEDIDDELRLAIERSVNDVQHFADEHSANGASFCPVDKSKQSRFMDRDEIYDPEDIFLNKRTGTFHQQKMYSEAKNILSTENGSDFYSAVSKPRKRKKHVPNLQIEANNKNVETRVLTAKEYEHSVRKKCKQIDFQLKPCKSFIEVNLISGGNMCKEKSKTHTSTTTEEIIPEQKPEVNEINDHIDLDTGREFEGTAPVVSDETEYHSDEDLFADSPMIRNTLPTETTLRCSSSDATLESENLVTRSHPDHYIDCMDEHLVETSQTDDHEGLNGSYESLPDIELDKDYLSTARRNRNIDRPCTSRNFHYTLTGEVAQRGAARDGDCDADKVEMSTNTRHKRFDSGYESEAVVHEKNTIDVSTGHSETDTEINRSWKSDDMDSEDLATVVSILPHVSRERARDMLKTCDKNVEMCISRLLDN comes from the exons atggcGGGTGTGTTAAAATATCAAGATAAG CGCTACCTTTTTATAAGAGGGCTAATTGACCATGAACGCAGCCAGAGGTGTCGAACATACTTGAAGTCAGCTGCGGAATGGACATCACGGGCCATTGTATCCCTGGAACTGGCAGTGGAGCCTGTAAAATCTGTACAGCAGGCACGCTGTCTAGAAGGG ATAGGACCGGAGACAGCAACAAAACTTATAAAACTAGACCAAGAGAAGGAGTACAGTATGATGAGACCCCGTACAGGGCGCTGTGCGAGCAGTGCAGGGGCAGTACTGGCTGCATTGCTTGAGGCCACAGAGGAAGCCACATTTCAAGGGCACAG CAAAGACAAATCCATTCTGTTGGCAGAGGAGAAGATTAAAGAACGGTCATCTAGACTGAGTGAAGAAGCCTTCTCTGATAGAG ATTTCTGCAAGGCATGGTGGCGCCTAGAAGTGCTTGTCAAACGTGGACTAATCAAGCGTAGGAGTCACCGTAAACAGCCCGTCCTGGAGTTACTACCCCTTGGAAGGGAAGCAGCTCTCCATATTAGAG ATAGATATGGCCTTGAGTCAACTATACCCACTGTGCCAAATACACCAAATGTAGTGCCAAGGACCACAACTCAAGACAGTACAGGAGACACAATCCAGCTAAACCAGTCTGGAACCTATTCAGGGGAGGTAACTGGGTATGCTAGTGGACTGGTTGATGCCCTGTTCACAAATGACAAGGGGAAGGATGG CGTTGTATTGCTGGTAGACAGGCGGGAGATGGGAGGGGAGAGATATGGCCTGGCCGAG GTCTGCAGATTACTTGAGTCAGTGGGGGTCACCTATCAGACTCGGCACCTAGCTGTGGGAGATTACAGTTGGGTTTGGCGGATAGACAGCAGGGAAATCACACTTCCAGTCATTGTGGAGAGGAAACGAGCAG ATGACATAGCCCACACACTAAAGGAGGGCCGGTTCTGGTCGCAGGTGGAGCGTATGTGTGGGTGGCGTGGTCAGTTCCAGGGGCGGGGTGTGGACACTGCCATCCACTACGTCCTGGAGCGGTCAGTGGAGGAGTTTGTGGTACGATGTGATGACGGATGTCAGGGTATCGTCCGCTGTGGCAACCCCACCCTCCCACAGGTCAAG CAAGTGATCCGTGACCTCCGGCAGCATCCTGAACTGTTAGTGAAGCAGACTCCAGACCTCCACACCACAGTGACACTTCTCTCCTCCATCACTGGAGAGTTACAGGATAG ACTGAGGAAAGGAGAGTTTGATGTCCTGCTACAACAGACCTTATCAGATGTCCCTGTAGCAAACCCAGGTTCAAAAACTCCAAGCTCCACCAATATCTCCAAGAACTCCCTTGATGCTAGTTCACTACAAtctcatgatgatgatgatgatagtgtgAACAGAGATCTCCAGAGGGCTATTGAGCTTTCAAAGGAAGAATGTTCTGTTGTTGATCTGACGAACTCTGAAGATGCTGATGAAGAATTAAAATTAGCAATTGAAAGATCTAGAAATGATGCAGACTTCATGCCAAAGAAGCATTGTGATTTTGGTGCTCCTTACATTGAAGTTGACAATGATAAAAAGACAGGTGCCAGTGCCAGGAGTCAAGCTTTGTATGATAATAGAAGTATTTCTGTTAACAAGCATACTGGTATGATTGATCAAGGGAATAAATACAGCGAAGTGAAGGATGTTTTGTTTAGTGACCAAAATAGTAATTGGACTAATTCTGAAGATATTGATGATGAGTTGAGATTAGCAATTGAACGATCTGTAAATGATGTACAGCATTTTGCAGATGAGCACTCCGCAAATGGTGCTTCTTTCTGTCCAGTTGATAAAAGCAAACAATCACGCTTCATGGACAGAGATGAAATATATGATCctgaagatatttttttaaacaaaagaacaGGTACATTTCACCAGCAGAAGATGTACAGTGAAGCTAAGAATATTCTGTCTACTGAAAATGGTAGTGATTTTTATAGTGCTGTTAGCAAGCCAAGAAAGAGGAAAAAacatgtaccaaacttacaaattgaagctaataataaaaatgttgaaaccaGGGTTTTAACTGCCAAAGAGTATGAACATTCTGTAAGGAAGAAATGCAAACAGATAGATTTCCAATTAAAACCTTGTAAGTCATTTATTGAAGTAAATCTCATCAGTGGAGGTAACATGTGTAAGGAGAAGAGCAAGACACACACATCCACCACTACTGAGGAGATCATACCTGAACAAAAGCCTGAGGTTAATGAGATAAATGATCACATTGATCTTGATACAGGAAGGGAGTTTGAAGGCACTGCACCAGTTGTATCTGATGAAACTGAATACCATTCAGATGAGGATTTGTTTGCAGATTCTCCGATGATTCGCAATACATTACCAACCGAAACAACCTTGCGTTGTTCCTCATCTGACGCTACTTTGGAAAGTGAGAATTTGGTTACAAGGTCCCACCCTGATCATTATATTGACTGCATGGATGAACATTTGGTTGAAACATCACAAACAGATGATCATGAAGGATTAAATGGAAGTTATGAAAGTTTACCTGACATTGAGTTAGACAAGGATTACTTATCCACAGCAAGAAGGAATCGAAATATCGATAGACCTTGCACGTCAAGGAACTTTCACTATACACTCACTGGTGAGGTAGCACAGCGTGGGGCGGCACGAGACGGTGACTGCGATGCAGATAAGGTGGAAATGTCAACCAACACTCGACATAAAAGGTTTGACTCTGGATATGAGTCAGAGGCAGTGGTTCATGAGAAAAACACAATAGATGTTTCAACTGGACACTCAGAAACTGACACAGAGATTAACCGTAGTTGGAAATCAGATGATATGGATAGTGAGGATTTGGCAACTGTTGTCTCCATATTGCCCCACGTGAGCAGGGAAAGGGCTAGAGACATGTTGAAGACGTGTGACAAAAATGTGGAAATGTGCATCTCCAGGCTGCTTGATAACTAG
- the LOC128212006 gene encoding uncharacterized protein LOC128212006 — protein MATKKMDFICCKCQDQDKKTLAEHFCENCTDYLCEKCVELHNGYFTKHVVLGRRDLRCWTPRGHKEGVDECEKHPGEVIKLHCDDHGNICCQICVSVHHRSCKNVSHLPDVARGIHTRREFQRLQSTINELSNRLNQLKLARKKTRNSLSNSCRKIVAEIKDLRKTISEALDKLEQETITEIEAVKIRMDKSIQDDIDHCVVLHAEMKLLLNDIESEDSQNEALSYISFKKCQDKIALMNNITNKPALDIAFKPYTNLLESIKSLRFLGEIQETCHNNTASGPDEAIKVSKRKTYYVGAEDDKETCRISGICELNDGRVVTLDSQNCKVKLLNGNHEVEDQYEIPSLPFDMCHTLENEVAVAVDSDEDKRHEIHFIGEKGGKLVKTRTTLTLNNNCVSLCYSQGQLYVGSGTALYVYTLDGKLLQKIYEDCSSHDTVSKCAVSLDGARIYILDFYKYKLVTLDKDGNVLSVLEESDLECPSALCVNDRNGCLYLCSRFADKVFQVDREGRKIVATIARKADGIAGPMAVYYSKNLASLFLGLGGLYGNNNILALKLA, from the exons atggctACAAAGAAAATGGACTTCATATGCTGCAAATGTCAGGACCAAGACAAAAAAACTCTGGCCGAACATTTCTGTGAGAACTGTACCGACTACCTCTGTGAGAAGTGTGTAGAGCTACACAATGGTTATTTCACAAAGCACGTGGTGTTGGGGCGTCGAGATTTGAGGTGTTGGACCCCCAGAGGACACAAGGAGGGGGTTGATGAGTGTGAGAAACACCCCGGAGAGGTGATCAAGTTACACTGTGACGACCATGGCAATATCTGCTGCCAAATCTGTGTCTCCGTCCACCATAG GTCGTGTAAGAATGTGAGCCACCTGCCTGACGTTGCACGGGGAATCCACACAAGGCGGGAGTTCCAGCGGTTACAGTCCACTATCAATGAGTTGAGCAACAGGCTTAATCAGCTGAAACTGGCCAGGAAGAAAACACGGAACTCCCTGTCTAACTCCTGCCGAAAGATTGTGGCTGAGATAAAAG ATTTGAGAAAGACGATCAGTGAGGCTCTCGACAAGCTTGAGCAGGAAACAATTACTGAGATAGAAGCAGTGAAGATAAGGATGGATAAATCCATTCAGGATGACATCGACCACTGTGTTGTTCTGCATGCAGAAATGAAGTTGTTGCTTAATGATATAGAATCTGAAGACAGCCAAAATGAAGCTCTCTCTTACATAAGTTTCAAGAAGTGTCAGGACAAAATTGCTCTTATGAACAATATTACGAATAAGCCTGCTTTGGACATAGCCTTCAAACCTTATACCAACCTGTTGGAGAGCATTAAAAGTTTAAGATTCCTTGGTGAAATACAAGAAACCTGTCATAACAACACAGCTAGTGGACCAGATGAAGCGATAAAGGTTTCAAAGAGAAAGACCTACTATGTTGGCGCTGAAGATGATAAAGAAACGTGCAGAATAAGTGGGATCTGTGAGCTTAATGATGGAAGAGTTGTCACCCTTGATAGTCAGAACTGCAAAGTGAAGCTCCTTAATGGTAACCATGAAGTCGAAGACCAGTACGAAATACCGTCTCTCCCTTTTGACATGTGCCACACTCTGGAAAATGAAGTGGCTGTAGCTGTGGACAGTGATGAAGACAAGAGACATGAAATACACTTCATCGGTGAAAAGGGAGGCAAGTTGGTTAAGACAAGGACAACACTGACACTGAATAACAACTGTGTGTCACTGTGTTATAGCCAGGGTCAGCTGTATGTCGGGTCAGGGACAGCTCTGTACGTTTACACCTTGGATGGAAAGTTGTTACAGAAAATTTATGAAGACTGTTCAAGTCATGACACTGTTAGCAAATGTGCGGTAAGCTTAGATGGAGCAAGGATCTATATACTAGATTTCTACAAGTATAAATTGGTGACTCTAGACAAAGACGGCAATGTGCTATCTGTCCTTGAAGAGAGTGATCTGGAGTGCCCAAGTGCGCTTTGTGTCAATGACAGAAATGGCTGTTTGTATCTGTGTAGTCGATTCGCTGACAAAGTATTCCAAGTGGACAGGGAAGGAAGGAAAATAGTGGCCACAATCGCTCGTAAAGCAGACGGCATTGCTGGTCCAATGGCCGTGTATTACAGCAAGAACTTGGCCAGTCTATTTCTCGGCCTTGGTGGTCTCTATGGCAACAACAATATTCTTGCACTTAAGTTGGCTTAG